One Columba livia isolate bColLiv1 breed racing homer chromosome 34, bColLiv1.pat.W.v2, whole genome shotgun sequence genomic region harbors:
- the LOC102085303 gene encoding LOW QUALITY PROTEIN: leucine-rich repeat and fibronectin type III domain-containing protein 1-like protein (The sequence of the model RefSeq protein was modified relative to this genomic sequence to represent the inferred CDS: inserted 2 bases in 2 codons; deleted 24 bases in 18 codons) has protein sequence MERLLVYLLVISATTEAMMCPKRCMCQNLAPSFTILCTKTGLLFVPAQHRPPQRRKLRLMDNFITTXRRKDFANMTKLDPLTLSRNTISQIMPYAFLDLKGLHALHLDSNRLTYINEDHFKGLINLRHLILSTNQLNYISPGSLDDFTETIEDLDLSYNNLVNVPWETIAKLTNVNTVSLDHNLIEFVPEGIFSNLHKTRSRLDMTSNKLKKIPPDPLFSRIPVYAKSKGSSLSSLVLSFWGGNPLHCNCELVWLRRPNEEEDDLETCASPPELMGKYFWSIKEEEFVCEPPMITHRTPKNTATYEGQSVSLKCKAVGDPDPYVRWIAPDGKLVSNTSRTVSYENGTLDILGGLVGGDKGTFTCIASNAAGGRRRLRLSLLVAPYPNLANSTNCDKDAEPGPSDILSSAKSSFPNETKAQQDKGVVVAELTASSALIQWPPQHHLPGIRMYQIPVQQRTDDILVYRMIPAASKSFLLTDLVAGRSYDLCVLSVRDDALTSLPATEVLGCVAFTTHEEFKQCRSLHAQFLGGTMIIIIGGIIVASVLVFIFILLMKYKVYNNHHKNKAAKVNNVCSQTNGASMARSSSKINXRRGTVLNQDCPGSSGKAKTIVDLDGAKSRRGAVLRPGPF, from the exons ATGGAAAGGCTGCTCGTCTACCTCCTGGTAATTAGCGCAACCACCGAGGCCATGATGTGT CCCAAACGCTGCATGTGCCAAAACCTGGCTCCGTCCTTCACCATCCTGTGCACCAAGACCGGGCTCCTCTTCGTGCCCGCCCAGCATCGACCGCCGCAACGGCGGAAGCTGCGCCTCATGGACAACTTCATCACCA TCCGGCGGAAGGATTTCGCCAACATGACCAAACTTGATCCACTT ACGCTGTCGAGGAACACGATCAGTCAGATCATGCCTTACGCC TTTCTCGATCTCAAAGGCCTCCACGCCTTGCACTTGGATAGCAATCGGTTGACGTACATCAACGAAGATCATTTCAAAGGTTTAATTAACCTCCGTCATTTAATACTCAGT ACAAACCAGCTGAACTACATCTCCCCCGGGTCGCTGGATGATTTCACCGAAACCATCGAAGACCTCGACTTGTCTTACAAC AACCTCGTCAACGTCCCTTGGGAGACCATCGCCAAGCTGACCAACGTC AACACGGTCAGTTTGGACCATAATCTCATTGAGTTTGTG CCCGAGGGGATCTTCTCCAACCTCCACAAAACTCGCTCCCGCTTGGACATGACCTCCAACAAGCTG AAAAAGATCCCTCCGGACCCTTTGTTTTCCAGAATCCCCGTCTACGCCAAGTCCAAGGGGTCC TCGCTCTCCTCCTTGGTGCTGAGTTTTTGGGGCGGGAACCCTTTGCATTGCAACTGC GAGCTCGTCTGGTTGCGGCGCCCTAACGAGGAGGAGGACGATCTCGAGACCTGCGCTTCGCCCCCCGAGCTCATGGGCAAGTACTTCTGGTCCATCAAGGAGGAGGAATTCGTCTGCGAGCCCCCCATGATAACGCACCGCACGCCCAAAAAT ACGGCGACCTACGAGGGGCAAAGCGTCTCGTTGAAGTGCAAAGCCGTCGGCGATCCGGATCCGTACGTCCGCTGGATCGCGCCCGACGGGAAGTTGGTGTCCAACACCTCCAGGACGGTTTCATACGAAAACGGCACTCTG GATATTTTGGGTGGCCTCGTTGGTGGTGACAAGGGGACGTTCACCTGCATCGCGTCCAATGCCGCCGGGGGA CGACGACGGCTCCGGTTGAGCCTCCTGGTTGCCCCGTATCCCAACCTGGCCAACAGCACCAACTGCGACAAAGACGCGGAGCCGGGGCCCTCGGATATCCTCTCA TCGGCTAAGTCCAGCTTTCCCAACGAGACCAAGgcccagcaggacaagggggTGGTGGTGGCCGAGCTGACGGCT TCGTCGGCGCTGATCCAGTGGCCGCCTCAGCATCACCTCCCCGGGATCCGCATGTACCAGATCCCAGTACAACAG CGGACCGATGACATCTTGGTGTACAG gATGATCCCGGCG GCAAGTAAATCCTTCCTATTGACCGATCTGGTTGCCGGCCGCTCCTACGACCTGTGCGTCCTCTCCGTGCGCGACGACGCCTTGACGTCACTTCCGGCCACCGAGGTGCTG GGCTGCGTGGCCTTCACCACCCACGAGGAATTCAAGCAGTGCCGCTCCCTCCACGCCCAGTTCCTCGGCGGCACCATGATCATCATCATCGGCGGCATCATCGTGGCCTCGGTTCTCGtcttcatcttcatcctcctcaTGAAGTACAAAGTCTACAACAACCACCACAAGAACAAGGCCGCCAAAGTCAACAACGTGTGCTCGCAAACCAACGGCGCCTCCATGGCTCGTTCCTCCTCCAAAATTA CGAGACGAGGGACAGTTTTGAACCAAGACTGCCCGGGCTCTTCCGGTAAAGCCAAGACTATCGTAGACTTGGACGGCGCCAAAAGCCGCCGAGGCGCCGTCCTAAGGCCGGGACCATTTTAA